The proteins below are encoded in one region of Ostrea edulis chromosome 3, xbOstEdul1.1, whole genome shotgun sequence:
- the LOC125675583 gene encoding uncharacterized protein LOC125675583 isoform X13, with translation MAYFSVAPTLCEITYDSNRDEKVTPYRYQCRSANSRATNGVTSPTFTEIVNVSLPIGYNVSYYEYLRTLYDSRISSPTKNSGHYASGTSPVPGHYSARSFYPHNGNNFPVNSPIMENRPKTAGPFIHEDQLHPSLPSIHHGLYHSTWGDDEDIGSGEGSRHSEERLKWIDALNKWIPEQNQSKAGYVSFVGNAPMVEKLIREHVAAQKHRDFLSQDQHQNCERFEQHMLSLKLQNQSKHQSQEHAFARRLMTLKKREAMRRRNAEMLELRKQRKNSSSPHSPMSERRLKVRFRTPSLSPKKTMTVPNNRDLISIPKESWGEEKPESDQDSSRIDGSSEGGSQIKQTEEDPERKESESDHGKKGNSLDNDGEQASSHHSSTNSLPPISMETTEKDGEDEESKKVKKASSNKVTVSKVKSVMQNDKKGSKSKTKATSKTIIRKLKNGKGDSDDGEDLEDTEKEKTEPPAPIPMIGDTKTGPLSLIAGQDSRKEPVKKTRVNATDAQSRRRQSLANRTLNFEKKRAPKAPSPPRKPPTPPTPEFLSDKYSVPDLPKDFSSSLPQVTIEEPPLPDASAISKTPSPTKNHRTSISMPIKLQQKINRRKSFKRDTSYEDELRRQELLEKRRQKQMALLEKMKSRQGQVGTEVEYIDGAPSFDDYGFLAKYCIFNRGSLEMYKRTFDVVDDECRGWLNGIDAMIALRGVNNRLTLQEEEYLYRILEIAGYNISKGADFKLFSVLAALSHRISAVDDWMKILIDSMDFKILEMKTFMCKTLWECNVDKETNRISLDQLCIELRAGGVSEKHEKEVREKLSHLKSLDLLDFLTYVPLFIMIHQSVVNNPLNDVRDK, from the exons GGCCATTATGCATCAGGAACCAGCCCTGTTCCCGGCCACTATTCAGCAAGGTCCTTCTACCCTCACAACGGGAATAATTTCCCGGTCAACTCCCCGATCATGGAGAACCGGCCCAAAACAGCGGGACCCTTCATCCACGAAGACCAGCTTCACCCCTCTCTACCCTCCATCCACCATGGTCTCTATCACTCGACGTGGGGGGATGATGAGGACATTGGCTCTGGGGAAGGTTCCAGGCACTCGGAGGAAAGACTGAAATGGATTGACGCTCTGAATAAATGGATCCCAGAGCAG AATCAGTCCAAAGCTGGCTATGTAAGCTTTGTAGGGAATGCTCCAATGGTGGAAAAATTGATAAGAGAG CATGTGGCAGCACAGAAACATAGAGATTTTCTGTCACAAGACCAGCACCAGAATTGTGAACGGTTTGAGCAACACATGTTGAGTTTGAAACTCCAGAATCAATCGAAACATCAAAGTCAAGAGCACGCATTTGCTCGGCGGTTGATG ACATTGAAGAAACGAGAAGCAATGAGACGAAGAAATGCAGAGATGTTAGAACTACGGAAACAGAGAAAAAACTCATCTTCTCCACACTCACCCATGTCAGAGAGAA GATTAAAAGTTCGATTTAGAACCCCGTCTTTGTCCCCTAAGAAGACTATGACGGTTCCGAACAATAGGGATCTCATTTCCATTCCTAAAGAATCCTGGGGAGAAGAGAAACCGGAGAGTGACCAGGACTCCTCCAGGATCGATGGAAGCTCAGAGGGAGGCTCTCAGATCAAACAGACAGAGGAGGACCCGGAACGCAAAGAATCGGAATCAG ATCACGGTAAGAAAGGCAATTCTTTGGACAATGATGGAGAACAGGCATCCTCTCATCATAGTTCCACTAACTCACTCCCTCCCATCTCCATGGAAACAACTGAGAAAGATGGAGAGGATGAAG AATCAAAGAAAGTCAAAAAAG CCTCCAGTAACAAAGTTACTGTATCCAAAGTGAAATCAGTGATGCAGAACGACAAAAAAGGCAGCAAATCAAAAACGAAAGCAACGTCTAAAACCATAATCCGCAAACTAAAAAACGGCAAGGGAGACTCAG ATGACGGAGAAGACTTAGAGGACACAGAGAAGGAGAAGACGGAACCCCCGGCCCCTATTCCTATGATTGGGGATACAAAGACGGGACCTCTATCACTGATAGCTGGTCAGGATTCAAGGAAGGAACCGGTCAAGAAAACCAGG GTCAACGCAACTGATGCTCAATCCAGACGAAGACAATCATTGGCCAACCGGACATTGAATTTCGAGAAGAAGAGGGCACCCAAAGCTCCTTCACCCCCTCGAAAACCCCCCACCCCTCCCACACCAGAATTTCTATCCGACAAATACTCCGTGCCAGATCTACCCAAAG ATTTCAGTAGTTCCCTACCCCAAGTGACCATAGAAGAGCCCCCATTGCCAGATGCATCTGCGATCTCAAAAACCCCCTCTCCAACAAAAAACCACAGAACTTCGATTTCCATGCCCATAAAACTCCAACAGAAAATTAACAGGCGCAAATCATTCAAGAGAGACACATCCTATGAAGATGAACTCCGTAGACAAGAATTATTAGAAAAGAGAAGACAAAAGCAGATGGCGTTGTTGGAGAAAATGAAATCACGGCAAGGACAAGTAGGAACAGAGGTGGAGTACATTGATGGTGCGCCGAGTTTCGACGATT ATGGATTCTTGGCAAAGTACTGTATTTTCAACAGAGGGAGTCTGGAAATGTACAAAAGGACGTTTGATGTG GTGGATGACGAGTGTAGGGGCTGGTTGAATGGAATTGATGCGATGATTGCACTCCGAGGAGTGAACAACCGTCTGACCCTACAGGAAGAGGAGTATTTATATAGG ATATTAGAGATCGCTGGCTACAACATTTCTAAAGGAGCCGACTTCAAACTCTTCTCAGTGCTAGCTGCTCTGTCTCACAGGATTTCAGCAGTAGA tgaTTGGATGAAAATTCTCATAGACTCAATGGATTTCAAAATACTGGAGATGAAAACATTCATGTGCAAA ACACTTTGGGAGTGCAATGTGGACAAGGAAACCAATCGTATATCACTGGACCAGTTGTGTATCGAGCTTCGGGCAGGGGGTGTGAGtgaaaaacatgaaaaagaAGTCCGTGAGAAACTCTCGCATCTAAAATCTCTGGACCTGCTAGACTTCCTGACTTACGTCCCCTTGTTTATAATGATCCACCAATCGGTCGTGAATAATCCATTAAACGATGTAAGAGACAAATAG
- the LOC125675583 gene encoding uncharacterized protein LOC125675583 isoform X6 has product MEVEKSLPAPKMKFPVMTSDPNLTPKKKTSNKKKVATTSSKENVFSFPLDRIQVSGQQMYTPRISDGDNGHEFSNSYNMVKKSNSDSPNLAAAVTYTIPKVREVFSLEGLKELIQGVGFSNIPTQLPEMNQSKAGYVSFVGNAPMVEKLIREHVAAQKHRDFLSQDQHQNCERFEQHMLSLKLQNQSKHQSQEHAFARRLMTLKKREAMRRRNAEMLELRKQRKNSSSPHSPMSERRLKVRFRTPSLSPKKTMTVPNNRDLISIPKESWGEEKPESDQDSSRIDGSSEGGSQIKQTEEDPERKESESDHGKKGNSLDNDGEQASSHHSSTNSLPPISMETTEKDGEDEAENDAVFEEPTVKTPEPEPENNTLPVPSPVATPSEPESVVEVVEIEPVENEVENEPVEALVLPDPFPDSEPETDRESKKVKKASSNKVTVSKVKSVMQNDKKGSKSKTKATSKTIIRKLKNGKGDSVKKKSVGKVPTPSSSIPNTPRLPEISQLDVGGDDGEDLEDTEKEKTEPPAPIPMIGDTKTGPLSLIAGQDSRKEPVKKTRKEGITLPRSLSRSVVQQQASKGPETQVNATDAQSRRRQSLANRTLNFEKKRAPKAPSPPRKPPTPPTPEFLSDKYSVPDLPKDFSSSLPQVTIEEPPLPDASAISKTPSPTKNHRTSISMPIKLQQKINRRKSFKRDTSYEDELRRQELLEKRRQKQMALLEKMKSRQGQVGTEVEYIDGAPSFDDYGFLAKYCIFNRGSLEMYKRTFDVVDDECRGWLNGIDAMIALRGVNNRLTLQEEEYLYRILEIAGYNISKGADFKLFSVLAALSHRISAVDDWMKILIDSMDFKILEMKTFMCKTLWECNVDKETNRISLDQLCIELRAGGVSEKHEKEVREKLSHLKSLDLLDFLTYVPLFIMIHQSVVNNPLNDVRDK; this is encoded by the exons ATGGAAGTTGAAAAATCACTGCCAGctccaaaaatgaaatttcccGTGATGACATCCGATCCTAATTTGACgccaaaaaagaaaacatccaaCAAGAAAAAGGTTGCAACAACTTCCAGTAAGGAAAATGTCTTCTCGTTTCCGTTGGATAGAATACAAGTCAGTGGGCAGCAGATGTACACTCCACGAATCAGCGATGGCGACAACGGCCATGAATTTTCTAATTCCTATAATATGGTGAAAAAATCTAACAGTGATTCTCCGAATCTCGCTGCTGCAGTCACTTACACGATTCCCAAAGTCAGGGAGGTTTTCTCCCTTGAGGGACTAAAAGAATTAATTCAAGGAGTGGGTTTCTCCAATATCCCTACTCAACTTCCAGAAATG AATCAGTCCAAAGCTGGCTATGTAAGCTTTGTAGGGAATGCTCCAATGGTGGAAAAATTGATAAGAGAG CATGTGGCAGCACAGAAACATAGAGATTTTCTGTCACAAGACCAGCACCAGAATTGTGAACGGTTTGAGCAACACATGTTGAGTTTGAAACTCCAGAATCAATCGAAACATCAAAGTCAAGAGCACGCATTTGCTCGGCGGTTGATG ACATTGAAGAAACGAGAAGCAATGAGACGAAGAAATGCAGAGATGTTAGAACTACGGAAACAGAGAAAAAACTCATCTTCTCCACACTCACCCATGTCAGAGAGAA GATTAAAAGTTCGATTTAGAACCCCGTCTTTGTCCCCTAAGAAGACTATGACGGTTCCGAACAATAGGGATCTCATTTCCATTCCTAAAGAATCCTGGGGAGAAGAGAAACCGGAGAGTGACCAGGACTCCTCCAGGATCGATGGAAGCTCAGAGGGAGGCTCTCAGATCAAACAGACAGAGGAGGACCCGGAACGCAAAGAATCGGAATCAG ATCACGGTAAGAAAGGCAATTCTTTGGACAATGATGGAGAACAGGCATCCTCTCATCATAGTTCCACTAACTCACTCCCTCCCATCTCCATGGAAACAACTGAGAAAGATGGAGAGGATGAAG CTGAAAATGATGCAGTGTTTGAGGAACCAACCGTGAAAACTCCTGAACCGGAaccagaaaacaacacattGCCCGTTCCATCCCCTGTTGCTACTCCATCTGAACCAGAATCAGTGGTTGAAGTAGTTGAAATTGAACCAGTTGAaaatgaagttgaaaatgaGCCAGTTGAAGCACTGGTTCTGCCTGATCCTTTTCCGGATTCTGAACCAGAGACTGACAGAG AATCAAAGAAAGTCAAAAAAG CCTCCAGTAACAAAGTTACTGTATCCAAAGTGAAATCAGTGATGCAGAACGACAAAAAAGGCAGCAAATCAAAAACGAAAGCAACGTCTAAAACCATAATCCGCAAACTAAAAAACGGCAAGGGAGACTCAG TAAAAAAGAAATCAGTCGGTAAGGTCCCGACTCCCAGCTCTTCTATTCCAAATACTCCACGGCTGCCCGAAATATCCCAGCTGGATGTAGGGGGAG ATGACGGAGAAGACTTAGAGGACACAGAGAAGGAGAAGACGGAACCCCCGGCCCCTATTCCTATGATTGGGGATACAAAGACGGGACCTCTATCACTGATAGCTGGTCAGGATTCAAGGAAGGAACCGGTCAAGAAAACCAGG AAAGAGGGAATAACTCTGCCTCGGTCTTTGTCAAGATCGGTTGTACAACAGCAGGCTTCTAAAGGACCAGAGACACAG GTCAACGCAACTGATGCTCAATCCAGACGAAGACAATCATTGGCCAACCGGACATTGAATTTCGAGAAGAAGAGGGCACCCAAAGCTCCTTCACCCCCTCGAAAACCCCCCACCCCTCCCACACCAGAATTTCTATCCGACAAATACTCCGTGCCAGATCTACCCAAAG ATTTCAGTAGTTCCCTACCCCAAGTGACCATAGAAGAGCCCCCATTGCCAGATGCATCTGCGATCTCAAAAACCCCCTCTCCAACAAAAAACCACAGAACTTCGATTTCCATGCCCATAAAACTCCAACAGAAAATTAACAGGCGCAAATCATTCAAGAGAGACACATCCTATGAAGATGAACTCCGTAGACAAGAATTATTAGAAAAGAGAAGACAAAAGCAGATGGCGTTGTTGGAGAAAATGAAATCACGGCAAGGACAAGTAGGAACAGAGGTGGAGTACATTGATGGTGCGCCGAGTTTCGACGATT ATGGATTCTTGGCAAAGTACTGTATTTTCAACAGAGGGAGTCTGGAAATGTACAAAAGGACGTTTGATGTG GTGGATGACGAGTGTAGGGGCTGGTTGAATGGAATTGATGCGATGATTGCACTCCGAGGAGTGAACAACCGTCTGACCCTACAGGAAGAGGAGTATTTATATAGG ATATTAGAGATCGCTGGCTACAACATTTCTAAAGGAGCCGACTTCAAACTCTTCTCAGTGCTAGCTGCTCTGTCTCACAGGATTTCAGCAGTAGA tgaTTGGATGAAAATTCTCATAGACTCAATGGATTTCAAAATACTGGAGATGAAAACATTCATGTGCAAA ACACTTTGGGAGTGCAATGTGGACAAGGAAACCAATCGTATATCACTGGACCAGTTGTGTATCGAGCTTCGGGCAGGGGGTGTGAGtgaaaaacatgaaaaagaAGTCCGTGAGAAACTCTCGCATCTAAAATCTCTGGACCTGCTAGACTTCCTGACTTACGTCCCCTTGTTTATAATGATCCACCAATCGGTCGTGAATAATCCATTAAACGATGTAAGAGACAAATAG
- the LOC125675583 gene encoding proteoglycan 4-like isoform X10 produces the protein MEVEKSLPAPKMKFPVMTSDPNLTPKKKTSNKKKVATTSSKENVFSFPLDRIQVSGQQMYTPRISDGDNGHEFSNSYNMVKKSNSDSPNLAAAVTYTIPKVREVFSLEGLKELIQGVGFSNIPTQLPEMTPGLERKNQSKAGYVSFVGNAPMVEKLIRETLKKREAMRRRNAEMLELRKQRKNSSSPHSPMSERRLKVRFRTPSLSPKKTMTVPNNRDLISIPKESWGEEKPESDQDSSRIDGSSEGGSQIKQTEEDPERKESESDHGKKGNSLDNDGEQASSHHSSTNSLPPISMETTEKDGEDEAENDAVFEEPTVKTPEPEPENNTLPVPSPVATPSEPESVVEVVEIEPVENEVENEPVEALVLPDPFPDSEPETDRESKKVKKASSNKVTVSKVKSVMQNDKKGSKSKTKATSKTIIRKLKNGKGDSVKKKSVGKVPTPSSSIPNTPRLPEISQLDVGGDDGEDLEDTEKEKTEPPAPIPMIGDTKTGPLSLIAGQDSRKEPVKKTRKEGITLPRSLSRSVVQQQASKGPETQVNATDAQSRRRQSLANRTLNFEKKRAPKAPSPPRKPPTPPTPEFLSDKYSVPDLPKDFSSSLPQVTIEEPPLPDASAISKTPSPTKNHRTSISMPIKLQQKINRRKSFKRDTSYEDELRRQELLEKRRQKQMALLEKMKSRQGQVGTEVEYIDGAPSFDDYGFLAKYCIFNRGSLEMYKRTFDVVDDECRGWLNGIDAMIALRGVNNRLTLQEEEYLYRILEIAGYNISKGADFKLFSVLAALSHRISAVDDWMKILIDSMDFKILEMKTFMCKTLWECNVDKETNRISLDQLCIELRAGGVSEKHEKEVREKLSHLKSLDLLDFLTYVPLFIMIHQSVVNNPLNDVRDK, from the exons ATGGAAGTTGAAAAATCACTGCCAGctccaaaaatgaaatttcccGTGATGACATCCGATCCTAATTTGACgccaaaaaagaaaacatccaaCAAGAAAAAGGTTGCAACAACTTCCAGTAAGGAAAATGTCTTCTCGTTTCCGTTGGATAGAATACAAGTCAGTGGGCAGCAGATGTACACTCCACGAATCAGCGATGGCGACAACGGCCATGAATTTTCTAATTCCTATAATATGGTGAAAAAATCTAACAGTGATTCTCCGAATCTCGCTGCTGCAGTCACTTACACGATTCCCAAAGTCAGGGAGGTTTTCTCCCTTGAGGGACTAAAAGAATTAATTCAAGGAGTGGGTTTCTCCAATATCCCTACTCAACTTCCAGAAATG ACACCAGGCCTCGAGAGGAAA AATCAGTCCAAAGCTGGCTATGTAAGCTTTGTAGGGAATGCTCCAATGGTGGAAAAATTGATAAGAGAG ACATTGAAGAAACGAGAAGCAATGAGACGAAGAAATGCAGAGATGTTAGAACTACGGAAACAGAGAAAAAACTCATCTTCTCCACACTCACCCATGTCAGAGAGAA GATTAAAAGTTCGATTTAGAACCCCGTCTTTGTCCCCTAAGAAGACTATGACGGTTCCGAACAATAGGGATCTCATTTCCATTCCTAAAGAATCCTGGGGAGAAGAGAAACCGGAGAGTGACCAGGACTCCTCCAGGATCGATGGAAGCTCAGAGGGAGGCTCTCAGATCAAACAGACAGAGGAGGACCCGGAACGCAAAGAATCGGAATCAG ATCACGGTAAGAAAGGCAATTCTTTGGACAATGATGGAGAACAGGCATCCTCTCATCATAGTTCCACTAACTCACTCCCTCCCATCTCCATGGAAACAACTGAGAAAGATGGAGAGGATGAAG CTGAAAATGATGCAGTGTTTGAGGAACCAACCGTGAAAACTCCTGAACCGGAaccagaaaacaacacattGCCCGTTCCATCCCCTGTTGCTACTCCATCTGAACCAGAATCAGTGGTTGAAGTAGTTGAAATTGAACCAGTTGAaaatgaagttgaaaatgaGCCAGTTGAAGCACTGGTTCTGCCTGATCCTTTTCCGGATTCTGAACCAGAGACTGACAGAG AATCAAAGAAAGTCAAAAAAG CCTCCAGTAACAAAGTTACTGTATCCAAAGTGAAATCAGTGATGCAGAACGACAAAAAAGGCAGCAAATCAAAAACGAAAGCAACGTCTAAAACCATAATCCGCAAACTAAAAAACGGCAAGGGAGACTCAG TAAAAAAGAAATCAGTCGGTAAGGTCCCGACTCCCAGCTCTTCTATTCCAAATACTCCACGGCTGCCCGAAATATCCCAGCTGGATGTAGGGGGAG ATGACGGAGAAGACTTAGAGGACACAGAGAAGGAGAAGACGGAACCCCCGGCCCCTATTCCTATGATTGGGGATACAAAGACGGGACCTCTATCACTGATAGCTGGTCAGGATTCAAGGAAGGAACCGGTCAAGAAAACCAGG AAAGAGGGAATAACTCTGCCTCGGTCTTTGTCAAGATCGGTTGTACAACAGCAGGCTTCTAAAGGACCAGAGACACAG GTCAACGCAACTGATGCTCAATCCAGACGAAGACAATCATTGGCCAACCGGACATTGAATTTCGAGAAGAAGAGGGCACCCAAAGCTCCTTCACCCCCTCGAAAACCCCCCACCCCTCCCACACCAGAATTTCTATCCGACAAATACTCCGTGCCAGATCTACCCAAAG ATTTCAGTAGTTCCCTACCCCAAGTGACCATAGAAGAGCCCCCATTGCCAGATGCATCTGCGATCTCAAAAACCCCCTCTCCAACAAAAAACCACAGAACTTCGATTTCCATGCCCATAAAACTCCAACAGAAAATTAACAGGCGCAAATCATTCAAGAGAGACACATCCTATGAAGATGAACTCCGTAGACAAGAATTATTAGAAAAGAGAAGACAAAAGCAGATGGCGTTGTTGGAGAAAATGAAATCACGGCAAGGACAAGTAGGAACAGAGGTGGAGTACATTGATGGTGCGCCGAGTTTCGACGATT ATGGATTCTTGGCAAAGTACTGTATTTTCAACAGAGGGAGTCTGGAAATGTACAAAAGGACGTTTGATGTG GTGGATGACGAGTGTAGGGGCTGGTTGAATGGAATTGATGCGATGATTGCACTCCGAGGAGTGAACAACCGTCTGACCCTACAGGAAGAGGAGTATTTATATAGG ATATTAGAGATCGCTGGCTACAACATTTCTAAAGGAGCCGACTTCAAACTCTTCTCAGTGCTAGCTGCTCTGTCTCACAGGATTTCAGCAGTAGA tgaTTGGATGAAAATTCTCATAGACTCAATGGATTTCAAAATACTGGAGATGAAAACATTCATGTGCAAA ACACTTTGGGAGTGCAATGTGGACAAGGAAACCAATCGTATATCACTGGACCAGTTGTGTATCGAGCTTCGGGCAGGGGGTGTGAGtgaaaaacatgaaaaagaAGTCCGTGAGAAACTCTCGCATCTAAAATCTCTGGACCTGCTAGACTTCCTGACTTACGTCCCCTTGTTTATAATGATCCACCAATCGGTCGTGAATAATCCATTAAACGATGTAAGAGACAAATAG
- the LOC125675583 gene encoding uncharacterized protein LOC125675583 isoform X11 encodes MEVEKSLPAPKMKFPVMTSDPNLTPKKKTSNKKKVATTSSKENVFSFPLDRIQVSGQQMYTPRISDGDNGHEFSNSYNMVKKSNSDSPNLAAAVTYTIPKVREVFSLEGLKELIQGVGFSNIPTQLPEMNQSKAGYVSFVGNAPMVEKLIRETLKKREAMRRRNAEMLELRKQRKNSSSPHSPMSERRLKVRFRTPSLSPKKTMTVPNNRDLISIPKESWGEEKPESDQDSSRIDGSSEGGSQIKQTEEDPERKESESDHGKKGNSLDNDGEQASSHHSSTNSLPPISMETTEKDGEDEAENDAVFEEPTVKTPEPEPENNTLPVPSPVATPSEPESVVEVVEIEPVENEVENEPVEALVLPDPFPDSEPETDRESKKVKKASSNKVTVSKVKSVMQNDKKGSKSKTKATSKTIIRKLKNGKGDSVKKKSVGKVPTPSSSIPNTPRLPEISQLDVGGDDGEDLEDTEKEKTEPPAPIPMIGDTKTGPLSLIAGQDSRKEPVKKTRKEGITLPRSLSRSVVQQQASKGPETQVNATDAQSRRRQSLANRTLNFEKKRAPKAPSPPRKPPTPPTPEFLSDKYSVPDLPKDFSSSLPQVTIEEPPLPDASAISKTPSPTKNHRTSISMPIKLQQKINRRKSFKRDTSYEDELRRQELLEKRRQKQMALLEKMKSRQGQVGTEVEYIDGAPSFDDYGFLAKYCIFNRGSLEMYKRTFDVVDDECRGWLNGIDAMIALRGVNNRLTLQEEEYLYRILEIAGYNISKGADFKLFSVLAALSHRISAVDDWMKILIDSMDFKILEMKTFMCKTLWECNVDKETNRISLDQLCIELRAGGVSEKHEKEVREKLSHLKSLDLLDFLTYVPLFIMIHQSVVNNPLNDVRDK; translated from the exons ATGGAAGTTGAAAAATCACTGCCAGctccaaaaatgaaatttcccGTGATGACATCCGATCCTAATTTGACgccaaaaaagaaaacatccaaCAAGAAAAAGGTTGCAACAACTTCCAGTAAGGAAAATGTCTTCTCGTTTCCGTTGGATAGAATACAAGTCAGTGGGCAGCAGATGTACACTCCACGAATCAGCGATGGCGACAACGGCCATGAATTTTCTAATTCCTATAATATGGTGAAAAAATCTAACAGTGATTCTCCGAATCTCGCTGCTGCAGTCACTTACACGATTCCCAAAGTCAGGGAGGTTTTCTCCCTTGAGGGACTAAAAGAATTAATTCAAGGAGTGGGTTTCTCCAATATCCCTACTCAACTTCCAGAAATG AATCAGTCCAAAGCTGGCTATGTAAGCTTTGTAGGGAATGCTCCAATGGTGGAAAAATTGATAAGAGAG ACATTGAAGAAACGAGAAGCAATGAGACGAAGAAATGCAGAGATGTTAGAACTACGGAAACAGAGAAAAAACTCATCTTCTCCACACTCACCCATGTCAGAGAGAA GATTAAAAGTTCGATTTAGAACCCCGTCTTTGTCCCCTAAGAAGACTATGACGGTTCCGAACAATAGGGATCTCATTTCCATTCCTAAAGAATCCTGGGGAGAAGAGAAACCGGAGAGTGACCAGGACTCCTCCAGGATCGATGGAAGCTCAGAGGGAGGCTCTCAGATCAAACAGACAGAGGAGGACCCGGAACGCAAAGAATCGGAATCAG ATCACGGTAAGAAAGGCAATTCTTTGGACAATGATGGAGAACAGGCATCCTCTCATCATAGTTCCACTAACTCACTCCCTCCCATCTCCATGGAAACAACTGAGAAAGATGGAGAGGATGAAG CTGAAAATGATGCAGTGTTTGAGGAACCAACCGTGAAAACTCCTGAACCGGAaccagaaaacaacacattGCCCGTTCCATCCCCTGTTGCTACTCCATCTGAACCAGAATCAGTGGTTGAAGTAGTTGAAATTGAACCAGTTGAaaatgaagttgaaaatgaGCCAGTTGAAGCACTGGTTCTGCCTGATCCTTTTCCGGATTCTGAACCAGAGACTGACAGAG AATCAAAGAAAGTCAAAAAAG CCTCCAGTAACAAAGTTACTGTATCCAAAGTGAAATCAGTGATGCAGAACGACAAAAAAGGCAGCAAATCAAAAACGAAAGCAACGTCTAAAACCATAATCCGCAAACTAAAAAACGGCAAGGGAGACTCAG TAAAAAAGAAATCAGTCGGTAAGGTCCCGACTCCCAGCTCTTCTATTCCAAATACTCCACGGCTGCCCGAAATATCCCAGCTGGATGTAGGGGGAG ATGACGGAGAAGACTTAGAGGACACAGAGAAGGAGAAGACGGAACCCCCGGCCCCTATTCCTATGATTGGGGATACAAAGACGGGACCTCTATCACTGATAGCTGGTCAGGATTCAAGGAAGGAACCGGTCAAGAAAACCAGG AAAGAGGGAATAACTCTGCCTCGGTCTTTGTCAAGATCGGTTGTACAACAGCAGGCTTCTAAAGGACCAGAGACACAG GTCAACGCAACTGATGCTCAATCCAGACGAAGACAATCATTGGCCAACCGGACATTGAATTTCGAGAAGAAGAGGGCACCCAAAGCTCCTTCACCCCCTCGAAAACCCCCCACCCCTCCCACACCAGAATTTCTATCCGACAAATACTCCGTGCCAGATCTACCCAAAG ATTTCAGTAGTTCCCTACCCCAAGTGACCATAGAAGAGCCCCCATTGCCAGATGCATCTGCGATCTCAAAAACCCCCTCTCCAACAAAAAACCACAGAACTTCGATTTCCATGCCCATAAAACTCCAACAGAAAATTAACAGGCGCAAATCATTCAAGAGAGACACATCCTATGAAGATGAACTCCGTAGACAAGAATTATTAGAAAAGAGAAGACAAAAGCAGATGGCGTTGTTGGAGAAAATGAAATCACGGCAAGGACAAGTAGGAACAGAGGTGGAGTACATTGATGGTGCGCCGAGTTTCGACGATT ATGGATTCTTGGCAAAGTACTGTATTTTCAACAGAGGGAGTCTGGAAATGTACAAAAGGACGTTTGATGTG GTGGATGACGAGTGTAGGGGCTGGTTGAATGGAATTGATGCGATGATTGCACTCCGAGGAGTGAACAACCGTCTGACCCTACAGGAAGAGGAGTATTTATATAGG ATATTAGAGATCGCTGGCTACAACATTTCTAAAGGAGCCGACTTCAAACTCTTCTCAGTGCTAGCTGCTCTGTCTCACAGGATTTCAGCAGTAGA tgaTTGGATGAAAATTCTCATAGACTCAATGGATTTCAAAATACTGGAGATGAAAACATTCATGTGCAAA ACACTTTGGGAGTGCAATGTGGACAAGGAAACCAATCGTATATCACTGGACCAGTTGTGTATCGAGCTTCGGGCAGGGGGTGTGAGtgaaaaacatgaaaaagaAGTCCGTGAGAAACTCTCGCATCTAAAATCTCTGGACCTGCTAGACTTCCTGACTTACGTCCCCTTGTTTATAATGATCCACCAATCGGTCGTGAATAATCCATTAAACGATGTAAGAGACAAATAG